The Bernardetia sp. ABR2-2B DNA window ATACTTTTTCATCTACTAAACCTGCTTTTTCACTATTCCAAACGCCTTTTGCTTCTTTGCTAGTTGCTCCTCCAAAACGCTCTGCCAAAAACTTGAGTGTTTGTTCGACATACTTAGTTGTATCAATTGGCTTATCAACCGAAATGGTAGAAGGAATAAAAACACCAATCTGATGCGTACGTTCCAAACGGTCTATAATCGAACCCAGCATTTCTTCTATCGGACGAGGGATTTTATAGTTTGAATCTTCTGAATCTACAAGCAAAGGTAAATCTGGAATATAAGGAACATCAAAATCTGAACTTCCCTTAATCTGCGTTTTCTCATGTTCTGGACTACAACGATTGATGATTGTAAAAATAGTGGCTTCATCACTTCGCACATGGTCACGGATTTGTTTTTGTAATCTTGGTACAACGTGCATTGCTTCTTCCAAAGGAGGAGTAACAATAATAATCTGATTGACAAACTCCAATAGCATTGCCAAATTCTCATCAATATAGGTTTGATTTTTTAGTGTAATGATGATATTCTCATAATCAGACATCATCGAATCTAAAAATAAAGTCAGACGAGCAGAAAGAGGCAAGTCTGTGTTTTCATCTTGAGAGAGTAAAATATCATAACCTGCACTATGTTTATAAATCTTTGCTCTTTTACGAATATTCAAATCCGAAATCAAATTTTGAGGCGTTGGATATTCTGTATAAACAGTCGTTTGTTTGGTCTGTGCGTGTAAAATACGAGCTAAAGAGTTTCCAATATTTGTTCCTCCTGCATTTGGCGTAAGACTAAAAACCAAAATCAAACGAGCTTTTTTTGATGCCCTTGTTTGTCTTCTATTAGATTCTACCAAATATTTTCCTAACATCTTACAAAGACCAATACCGATTTGAGGATAATCATACATCATTTGTATAAAATCATCTCGCTGAATAACCAATACATCAACATCACTAAGAGCTGAAACAGTAGCTGAACGAGGTTGATTTTCTAATATTCCTACCTCTCCAAACGTATTTCCTGCCATCAGATAGGCAAAAATTTGTTCTTTTCCACTTGCAATGATTTTTTTTACTGCCACAATTCCGTTGATAATCAAATACAAGCTATCACTTGCTTTACCTTGCCAAACAACTGTTTCATCAGGAAAAAACTGACGCATTTTTGCTTTTGCAGCTATTTTTTCTAGTGCTTCTTGAGGAAGTGAAGTAAAAAGAGGAGATTGCCTAAGTGCTTCAACTTTATTAAGAGACTCTATGTTATTAATTCTATCTATCACGGCAATTTTTTTTTAAACTGTTAGGCAGGAATACAAATATTAGAATGAACTCTAAAGTTACTATTTTTATTAGTAAAATGGTAGATTTTTTTTGTAAAATAGATAACCTCTACTTAGCTTTTATTTTCCATAATTAATAGTTGTAGGTTTTGTTTTTGATTGTGTAAGATAAGTAAACTTCCTTTGAGATTTTATAATAGAATAATTCATTGTACTTTTGTTTTATTATATCGAAAAGCAAATATTTTGGTTCTTCCATTGAGCCATTCGTAATTTATAACTGAACAAATGATTCCTATAAAAAATACTCTTGTTAGTGATAATGTAGCTTTTACTCAATTTGTTTGCAATCTTAGCAAATGCAAAGGCGCATGTTGTGTAGAGGGCGAAATGGGCGCACCCTTAGAAGATGATGAACGACATATTTTAGAAGATATTTACGAAGATGTAAAACCATTCTTGACCAAAGAAGGTATTGAAGCCATAGAAAAAAACGGAAAGTACGTATTAGATGAAGACAATGAGTTCTCAACGACTTTGATAGAACGCAATACAGCTTGTGCCTATGTTACCTACGACGAAAAAGGAATTACAAAATGTGGAATAGAAAAAGCCTACGAAGCAGGAAAAATAGATTATCAAAAGCCTATTTCGTGTCATTTGTATCCAATCCGTGTAACAAAATACGCTAGTTTTGATGCTGTAAATTATGACGAATGGGAAATTTGCACACCTGCTTGTAGCCTAGGTAAAGAGTTAAAAGTACCTGTTTATAAGTTTTTGAAAACTCCTTTGATTAGAAAATACGGAACAGAATGGTACGATGAATTAGCTACTTTTATAGAAAAAGAATTATTGTAATTTGAACTTTTCTTATAAGTAATTGAGCAAAATTAAACAAAACCCACGATTAAAATCGGGGAAAAAGCTTTCCTGCTGTTGTTGGTGTTTTAGCGATAGCGACACCAACAACAAGAAATCCTAAACCCTATATTAAACTTGAATTAATTATCAATTTCAGAAAGCTGTTTTATGGCTGCTTGTGTAGCATAATGTTGTTCTCCATTACTCTGGACTAAAATATCTATGGCTTTTTGAAGATATGCTTTCCCTTTTTCTTTTTCATTCAAGGAAATATAACAACTTCCTAGACGAAAATTGACCATTCCTCTATAATAATGAATCGTTGGAATTGGAGGAGACGATAGCAATTCATCTGCTTTTTGAGCATCTTGCATCGCTTTTTGAGGTTGGTTTTTTCCTAACAAAATTTCTGTTCTAGCCAAAAGGGGAACACCAGTAACATAATGATTTTCTCCAAAAAGCTGTTTATAGATTTCATTTGCTTGATTGACAAAAACTAATGCAGAATCAAATTTATTTAATTTTGTATAATAAAAGCCCACATTTAGTGCTGCTGCTGCTGTTTTGTCATTTTTCTCTCCATATTTACTCAAAAATCCATTGTAAGAACGCAATGCAATTGGCTTTCCCAAATCGTGCCTTCCTTGAGCTGCGTAAACGGCTGCCAAATTATTGAGTGCAGTAAGTGTGTGTTTGTGTTCCATTCCTAACTCCTCTTCCATAACTTTAAGAGCTTCTTGATTTATGGTTTCGGCACGAATGAGATTTTGCTTTTTGAAATAGACAGAAGCCATATTTACTTTTACAAGTGCTAATCCGACTGAATCTTGATTTACTTTTTGCTTGATAAATAATTCTCTCTCATATAACGAAAGAGCTTCATCTAGCCTTCCCATTTGATTGGCAATCAGTCCACGAAATGATAAATTATTTCCATAATCGGCTGTAAGTGTATCATTTTTTACAAAAATACCTCCTGCTTGTTTCAAAACAGAATCAGCTTTTTCTAAATCAGCTCTTGATATTTGCAGAAACAATCCATACTCATTGAGCAGAACAGCGTATTTATTATGTTCTTTTGTATATGTTTTTTCAAAAATATCAAATCCTTCTTGAAAAATGGAGTCTGTTTTCTCAACGCTTTTACTTGTTTCGAAAGACCATGCAGCCAATTTTCTAATGCTTTCAGCTGCCTGTGGAGAGTTTTTGCCATATTGCTTGATAAACTTTGGCAATAATTTTTTTTCTAATTCAGTTCCCTCTTTTGCCAAGTTCATATTATCATACAAATCAGATAAAATAGTCAGAAGTTCAGTTTGAAGTGCTGGTTGGTTTTCCAAATTTCTAAATACTTTCTTTTCACTTGCTTTCAAAAACTCACTCACTTTTATATCTTTTCCTTCTGAATCTGAAAGTCTCGGGTCTGGACTTTTAAACAAATCTGTTATGAATGCTAATGTTTGTTCTGCTCGTTGTTTTTCTTTTTTTGTCTTATAGGCTTGATAAGTTGTTCCAAATATTCCACCAACAAGAGCCAAAAAAAGCAGTACAAAACCTACCCAAGCTAATTTGTTTCGTTCGAAAGCCTTTCGTGTTTTATACCCCCAAGAATTAGGCTTTGCTATAATAGGACGTTTTTGTAAATACCTTTCAATATCTTCTGCAAGTTGCTCGGCAGATTGATAGCGCCTTTCAGGTTCGGAGCGAAGAGCCATCAAGACAATAGATTGTAATTCAGATTTTAAGACTCTTTTGAGTTGTTTTTTGTCTGTTTTTCGTTCTTTAGCCACTTTTTTGGCTTCTTTTTCTGAAAACTCTTCATAAATCTTGGAAGGTGTTGGAGGTTGAGAAGTTGTAAGTTTCTTTTCCCATTCTAAAACAGATTCATTTTTATCAAAAATAAATGGTCTTCTTCCACTAAGTAGTTCAAATAAAAGGATTCCTAATTGATAAATATCACTAGATGTGCTGATGGCTGCACCTTGTATTTGTTCTGGACTTGCGTATTCAGGCGTAAGAAGGCGCATTGCCGTTTTAGTTCTCAAATCGTTATCTTCTCCTAGCACTTTAGCAATTCCGAAGTCTAATAATTTTAATGAATTACGTATGTTTTTAGAATTGTTTTCTGGGTTTTTTTCTACTAGAATATTTGAAGGTTTCAAATCTCTATGAATGACTAAGTTTCTGTGTGCGTGTTGTAATGTTCTACAAATTTGGACAAAAATTTCTAAACGTTCTTTTATGGAAAGGTTATTTTCATTGCAATACTCAATAAAATCAAGACCTTCTATATATTCCATTACAAAATAAGGCAAACCGTTTGGCGCAAGTCCACTATTCAATATTTTGGAAATATTTGGATGATTAAGTGAAGCCAAAATCTGTTTTTCAGCCATAAAGCGTCTCAAAACCTCATCAGAATCCATTCCTCGTTTGATGACTTTGATAGCTACTTTTTGCTCAAATTCGCCATCAATACGCTTTGCTAAATAAACAACTGCCATTCCTCCACGCCCAATTTCCTTTTCAATTTGATAGACACCTACCTTTTCGCCCTCTGAGAGAAGTGTTGTTTCGGCAGCTTTTTGCCAAGCATCAGAAACTTTATCTTCTAAACCTCCAAAAAAACTATCTGCTCTTTCAGCTCCTTCCAAAAGTTTTTCAACCTCTTGTTTGAGTTCTTTATCATCTTTTGTTTTAAATGAAAGATAATTTTCTCTTTCCTCTCCTTCTAGTTCTAAAGCTTCTGAAAAAATATCTTGAATAAATTGCCAACGGTTTGCGTCCATATCAGTAATTAATAGTTGTTTTCAATCTCAATTTACGAAGAGGATTTTTAAAAAAAAGAATTTTATCATTTTTTGAATCTTTTTTTATGCTTTTTGGCTCAAAAAATGCCAACTTTACTGTAATAACAAATTTATATT harbors:
- a CDS encoding cyclic nucleotide-binding domain-containing protein translates to MIDRINNIESLNKVEALRQSPLFTSLPQEALEKIAAKAKMRQFFPDETVVWQGKASDSLYLIINGIVAVKKIIASGKEQIFAYLMAGNTFGEVGILENQPRSATVSALSDVDVLVIQRDDFIQMMYDYPQIGIGLCKMLGKYLVESNRRQTRASKKARLILVFSLTPNAGGTNIGNSLARILHAQTKQTTVYTEYPTPQNLISDLNIRKRAKIYKHSAGYDILLSQDENTDLPLSARLTLFLDSMMSDYENIIITLKNQTYIDENLAMLLEFVNQIIIVTPPLEEAMHVVPRLQKQIRDHVRSDEATIFTIINRCSPEHEKTQIKGSSDFDVPYIPDLPLLVDSEDSNYKIPRPIEEMLGSIIDRLERTHQIGVFIPSTISVDKPIDTTKYVEQTLKFLAERFGGATSKEAKGVWNSEKAGLVDEKVYVVHTYVTQKDMNKYLDEVVDYIKTLKVELQQEAMALEIDKKMTII
- a CDS encoding DUF3109 family protein yields the protein MIPIKNTLVSDNVAFTQFVCNLSKCKGACCVEGEMGAPLEDDERHILEDIYEDVKPFLTKEGIEAIEKNGKYVLDEDNEFSTTLIERNTACAYVTYDEKGITKCGIEKAYEAGKIDYQKPISCHLYPIRVTKYASFDAVNYDEWEICTPACSLGKELKVPVYKFLKTPLIRKYGTEWYDELATFIEKELL
- a CDS encoding serine/threonine-protein kinase gives rise to the protein MDANRWQFIQDIFSEALELEGEERENYLSFKTKDDKELKQEVEKLLEGAERADSFFGGLEDKVSDAWQKAAETTLLSEGEKVGVYQIEKEIGRGGMAVVYLAKRIDGEFEQKVAIKVIKRGMDSDEVLRRFMAEKQILASLNHPNISKILNSGLAPNGLPYFVMEYIEGLDFIEYCNENNLSIKERLEIFVQICRTLQHAHRNLVIHRDLKPSNILVEKNPENNSKNIRNSLKLLDFGIAKVLGEDNDLRTKTAMRLLTPEYASPEQIQGAAISTSSDIYQLGILLFELLSGRRPFIFDKNESVLEWEKKLTTSQPPTPSKIYEEFSEKEAKKVAKERKTDKKQLKRVLKSELQSIVLMALRSEPERRYQSAEQLAEDIERYLQKRPIIAKPNSWGYKTRKAFERNKLAWVGFVLLFLALVGGIFGTTYQAYKTKKEKQRAEQTLAFITDLFKSPDPRLSDSEGKDIKVSEFLKASEKKVFRNLENQPALQTELLTILSDLYDNMNLAKEGTELEKKLLPKFIKQYGKNSPQAAESIRKLAAWSFETSKSVEKTDSIFQEGFDIFEKTYTKEHNKYAVLLNEYGLFLQISRADLEKADSVLKQAGGIFVKNDTLTADYGNNLSFRGLIANQMGRLDEALSLYERELFIKQKVNQDSVGLALVKVNMASVYFKKQNLIRAETINQEALKVMEEELGMEHKHTLTALNNLAAVYAAQGRHDLGKPIALRSYNGFLSKYGEKNDKTAAAALNVGFYYTKLNKFDSALVFVNQANEIYKQLFGENHYVTGVPLLARTEILLGKNQPQKAMQDAQKADELLSSPPIPTIHYYRGMVNFRLGSCYISLNEKEKGKAYLQKAIDILVQSNGEQHYATQAAIKQLSEIDN